The sequence CCATGCTGATTCGCATCGGCACCCGTGGCTCGGCCCTGGCCCGGACCCAGACCGCCTCCATGGCCAGCCGGATCGAGGCCCTCGGCCACCAGACCGAGATCGTGATCATCCGCACCCAGGGCGACAAGGACCAGGTACGCCCCTTCGCCGAGGTGGGTGCTCCCGGCCTCTTCGTCCGCGAGATCGAGACCGCCCTGCTCGAAGAACGCGTCGACCTGGCCGTGCACTCTTTCAAGGACCTGCCGACCCAGAGCCCCCCCGAACTGAGCATCGTCGCCATGCCCGAGCGGGTCGACCCCGCCGACCTGCTCCTGGTTCCCGCGGACGCACTCGAGACGGAGGCGGGGGCCCTCCCCCTGCGCGAAGGCGCAACGGTGGGCACGGCATCCCTGCGCCGGCAGAAACTCCTCGCCGCACTGCGCCCCGACCTGCAGGTCCAGTCCCTCCGCGGCAACGTACCGACGCGGGTGCAGCGGCTGAAGGAAGGTGCCTACGACGCCATCCTGCTCGCCGCAGCGGGGCTCGACCGCCTCCGCGCCGCCGGCGAGTCCAGCCTGGACCTCAGCGGTGTGGAGCTGGTGCGTCTCGACCCCGCGCTCTTCGTTCCCGCCCCCTCCCAGGGCGCGCTGGCCCTCCAGGCCCGCGCCACCGACCGCGACGTGCAGGCAGCCGTCCAGCCCCTGCACCAGGCGGACGCGGCGCGGGCCGTACTCGCCGAGCGGGAACTCCAGCGCCTGGTGGAAGGCGGTTGCCAGCTCCCCTTCGGTGCCTGGTGCCAGACCCTGCCCGGCGGGAAGTTGCGGCTGCATGCGGTGATCGATCGGGGAGCGGGCTTGCGCCGGGCGGAGGCCGAGGGAAGCGACCCTCTCTCCCTGGCCCGGCGGGTCTTCGACGAGTTGGAGTAGAACGGCTGGGGAAGGCACGGCCAAGATGGAAAGAACCCGGCTGATCCAGATCGGCTTCATCGTGCTCCTGGGGGTTTGCGCCGCCCAGGCGGGGTGGTGGCTGCTCGACCAGGTGCTCGACATCCGCGCCAACCGCGCAGCCGTCGAAGAGCACCTGCTGCGCGATCGCCGGGTGGCGCGGATGCTGCTCGAACAGGGCGCTGCTCCCGGGGAGGTGGAGGCGATTTTCGACGAGTTGATCTTCCGTGACGGAGAGGTGCACCTCGATCCCGACCACCTGGCAGCGCTGCACGAGCAGGGGCGGCGGCGC is a genomic window of Acidobacteriota bacterium containing:
- the hemC gene encoding hydroxymethylbilane synthase produces the protein MLIRIGTRGSALARTQTASMASRIEALGHQTEIVIIRTQGDKDQVRPFAEVGAPGLFVREIETALLEERVDLAVHSFKDLPTQSPPELSIVAMPERVDPADLLLVPADALETEAGALPLREGATVGTASLRRQKLLAALRPDLQVQSLRGNVPTRVQRLKEGAYDAILLAAAGLDRLRAAGESSLDLSGVELVRLDPALFVPAPSQGALALQARATDRDVQAAVQPLHQADAARAVLAERELQRLVEGGCQLPFGAWCQTLPGGKLRLHAVIDRGAGLRRAEAEGSDPLSLARRVFDELE